A single Camarhynchus parvulus chromosome 5, STF_HiC, whole genome shotgun sequence DNA region contains:
- the FOS gene encoding proto-oncogene c-Fos yields MMYQGFAGEYEAPSSRCSSASPAGDSLTYYPSPADSFSSMGSPVNPQDFCTDLAASSASFVPTVTAISTSPDLQWLVQPTLISSVAPSQSRGHPYGVPAAAPTTSYSRPAVLKAPGGRGQSIGRRGKVEQLSPEEEEKRRIRRERNKMAAAKCRNRRRELTDTLQAETDQLEEEKSALQAEIANLLKEKEKLEFILAAHRPACKMPEELCFSEELAAASAATALDLGTPSPPMTEEAAFALPLMPEAPPAVPPKETGSSGLELKAEPFDELLFSTGPREASRSVPDMDLPGASFYPSDWESLTAGTSGELEPLCTPVVTCTPCPSTYTSTFVFTYPEAEAFPSCAAAHRKGSSSNEPSSDSLSSPTLLAL; encoded by the exons ATGATGTATCAGGGCTTCGCCGGAGAGTACGAGGCGCCGTCCTCCCGCTGCAGCAGCGCTTCCCCGGCCGGGGACAGCCTCACCTATTACCCTTCTCCGGCGGACTCATTCTCGAGCATGGGCTCGCCTGTCAACCCACAG GACTTCTGCACCGACCTGGCCGCCTCCAGCGCCAGCTTTGTGCCTACGGTGACGGCTATCTCCACCAGCCCCGACCTGCAGTGGCTGGTGCAGCCCACTCTCATCTCTTCAGTAGCCCCCTCCCAGAGCCGCGGGCACCCCTACGGCGTCCCGGCGGCCGCCCCCACCACCTCCTACTCCCGTCCCGCAGTGCTGAAGGCGCCGGGCGGCCGCGGACAGAGCATCGGCCGCCGGGGCAAAGTCGAACAG CTGTCcccggaggaggaggaaaagagaaggatcCGCCGGGAACGGAACAAGATGGCAGCGGCCAAGTGCCGCAACCGGCGGCGGGAGCTCACCGACACGCTGCAGGCG gagACCGaccagctggaggaggagaagtcCGCGCTGCAGGCAGAGATTGCTAAcctgctgaaggagaaggagaagctggagTTTATCCTGGCGGCCCACCGGCCCGCCTGCAAGATGCCCGAAGAGTTGTGCTTCTCCGAAGAGCTTGCAGCTGCCAGCGCCGCTACTGCGCTGGACCTAGGCACCCCGAGCCCGCCCATGACCGAGGAGGCTGCCTTTGCTCTGCCGCTGATGCCTGAAGCGCCGCCGGCCGTGCCGCCCAAGGAGACCGGCAGCAGCGGGCTGGAGCTCAAGGCTGAGCCCTTCGACGAGCTGCTCTTCTCCACGGGGCCGCGGGAGGCCTCCCGCTCTGTGCCCGACATGGACCTGCCTGGGGCCTCCTTCTACCCGTCGGACTGGGAGTCGCTGACTGCCGGGACCAGCGGTgagctggagcccctctgcacCCCTGTGGTGACCTGCACCCCGTGTCCCAGCACCTACACCTCCACCTTCGTCTTCACCTACCCCGAGGCAGAGGCCTTCCCCAGCTGCGCTGCCGCGCACcggaagggcagcagcagcaacgAGCCCTCGTCCGACTCCCTCAGCTCCCCCACCCTGCTGGCTTTGTGA